The following coding sequences are from one Devosia neptuniae window:
- a CDS encoding phage tail protein: protein MPRDGSLVYAPPPGTRATTETTIESAKFNAFVDDLTTDLNTARPVSSGGTGGTSELSGATGLKVVSYGAAQTLTADQKQQARANIGLDFFVGVAFDFAGVALPPSCIWPNGQNLSRATYPKLFAAWGTTYGAGDGVTTFGTPDLRGRVVAGRDDMGGGAAGRLTAGYGLNGTVMGAAGGVQGVALSIAHLPSHNHTGNTSSNGAHNHTGSGWTGETTRANGANSPTPSSNSGFTTSTNGDHSHSFTTSSVGSGAEHLNVQPTLILNKIIFAGV from the coding sequence ATGCCAAGAGACGGAAGCCTGGTTTATGCGCCGCCTCCGGGGACACGCGCGACCACTGAAACCACCATCGAAAGCGCAAAGTTCAATGCGTTCGTCGATGACCTGACGACCGATCTAAACACGGCCCGGCCGGTCAGTTCTGGCGGTACGGGCGGCACCAGCGAGCTTAGCGGCGCCACCGGACTCAAGGTCGTGTCGTATGGCGCTGCTCAGACATTGACGGCCGATCAGAAGCAGCAGGCACGCGCAAACATCGGTCTCGATTTCTTCGTTGGCGTTGCGTTCGACTTTGCGGGCGTTGCCCTTCCACCAAGCTGCATCTGGCCCAACGGCCAAAACCTCTCTCGCGCCACCTACCCGAAGCTCTTTGCGGCCTGGGGTACGACCTATGGCGCGGGCGATGGCGTCACGACCTTCGGCACGCCTGACCTGCGCGGGCGTGTGGTTGCAGGCCGAGACGATATGGGTGGCGGCGCAGCTGGACGCCTGACTGCCGGTTACGGGCTCAACGGCACGGTGATGGGTGCGGCCGGCGGTGTGCAGGGGGTAGCCCTGAGCATTGCCCATTTGCCGTCGCACAATCATACGGGCAACACCAGCAGCAACGGCGCGCACAACCATACGGGCTCTGGATGGACAGGCGAAACCACGCGCGCGAATGGTGCGAACAGTCCCACGCCGAGTTCCAATAGCGGCTTCACCACTTCGACCAACGGCGACCACTCGCACAGCTTCACCACGTCATCTGTGGGTAGCGGGGCCGAACACCTCAACGTGCAACCCACCCTCATTCTCAACAAAATCATCTTTGCCGGAGTGTGA